A section of the Brachyhypopomus gauderio isolate BG-103 chromosome 13, BGAUD_0.2, whole genome shotgun sequence genome encodes:
- the LOC143473721 gene encoding uncharacterized protein LOC143473721 isoform X2 translates to MENEKSYNCLECGKSFTTQSNLRLHKRIHRGEKPYHCSECGKSFTTQGNLQLHQRIHTGEKPYHCSECGKSFIQQSHLNVHQRIHTGEKPYHCSVCGKSFTQQSSLQLHQHIHTGEKPYLCSECGKSFTQQGSLQLHQRIHTGEKPYHCSECEKSFTRQSHLHQHQRIHTGEKPYHCSECGKSFSQHSYFQRHQRIHTGEKPYHCSECGNSFTHQSHLNEHQHSHTGEKPHHCSECRKSFTTQGSLQVHQRIHTGEKPYHCSECEKSFTTQSNLHQHQRIHTGEKPYHCSECGKRFTKQSNLHQHQRIHTGEKPYHCSECEKSFTRQSNLHQHQRIHTGEKPYHCSECGKSFTTQSNLKLHKHIHTGETPYHCSECGKSFTTQGNLLRHQRIHIGEKPYHCSECGKSFIQHSYLSVHQRIHTGEKPYLCSECGKSFTQQGSLQVHQRIHTGEKPYHCSECGKSFTRQSSLQLHQRIHTGEKPLHCSVWGSPMLLATVLANCTFSVLH, encoded by the coding sequence atggaaaatgagaaaagctacaactgcttagagtgtggaaagagttttactacacagagtaatCTTCGATTGCACAAGCGCATTCACagaggagagaagccatatcactgctctgagtgtgggaagagttttactacacagggtaatcttcaactgcaccagcgcattcacacaggagaaaagccatatcactgctcagagtgtgggaagagttttattcaacagagtcatctcaacgtacaccagcgcattcacacaggagagaagccatatcactgctcagtgtgtgggaagagttttactcaacaaagtagtcttcaactgcaccagcacattcacacaggagagaagccatatctctgctcagagtgtgggaagagttttactcaacagggAAGTCTTCAattgcaccagcgcattcacacaggagagaagccatatcactgctcagagtgtgagaagagttttactagacagagtcATCTTCATCAGCACCAGcgaattcacacaggagagaagccatatcactgctcagagtgtgggaagagtttttctCAACATAGTTATTTTCaacggcaccagcgcattcacacaggcgagaagccatatcactgctcagagtgtgggaacagttttactcatcagagtcatctcaacgaacaccagcacagtcacacaggagaaaagccacatcactgctcagagtgtaggaagagttttactacacagggaagtcttcaagtgcaccagcgcattcacacaggagagaagccatatcactgctcagagtgtgagaagagttttactacacagagtaatCTTCAtcagcaccagcgcattcacacaggagagaagccatatcactgctcagagtgtgggaagcgTTTTACTAAACAGAGTAATCTTCAtcagcaccagcgcattcacacaggagagaagccatatcactgctcagagtgtgagaagagttttactagacagagcAATCTTCAtcagcaccagcgcattcacacaggagagaagccatatcactgctcagagtgtgggaagagttttactacacagagtaatCTTAAACTGCacaagcacattcacacaggagagacaccatatcactgctctgagtgtgggaagagttttactacacagggtaATCTTCtccggcaccagcgcattcacataggagagaagccatatcactgctcagagtgtgggaaaagTTTTATTCAACACAGTTATCTCAgcgtacaccagcgcattcataCAGGGGAGAAGCCATAtctctgctcagagtgtgggaagagttttactcaacagggAAGTCTTCAagtgcaccagcgcattcacacaggagagaagccatatcactgctcagagtgtgggaagagttttactagacagagtagtcttcaactgcaccagcgaattcacacaggagagaagccattaCACTGCTCAGTGTGGGGAAGTCCGATGCTTCTAGCTACAGTGCTAGCTAACTGTACATTTTCTGTATTGcactaa
- the LOC143473721 gene encoding uncharacterized protein LOC143473721 isoform X1 → MNLHCLFPLGINTVHFSKHVNFTYINTFICEEYVRLRKSVNMENEKSYNCLECGKSFTTQSNLRLHKRIHRGEKPYHCSECGKSFTTQGNLQLHQRIHTGEKPYHCSECGKSFIQQSHLNVHQRIHTGEKPYHCSVCGKSFTQQSSLQLHQHIHTGEKPYLCSECGKSFTQQGSLQLHQRIHTGEKPYHCSECEKSFTRQSHLHQHQRIHTGEKPYHCSECGKSFSQHSYFQRHQRIHTGEKPYHCSECGNSFTHQSHLNEHQHSHTGEKPHHCSECRKSFTTQGSLQVHQRIHTGEKPYHCSECEKSFTTQSNLHQHQRIHTGEKPYHCSECGKRFTKQSNLHQHQRIHTGEKPYHCSECEKSFTRQSNLHQHQRIHTGEKPYHCSECGKSFTTQSNLKLHKHIHTGETPYHCSECGKSFTTQGNLLRHQRIHIGEKPYHCSECGKSFIQHSYLSVHQRIHTGEKPYLCSECGKSFTQQGSLQVHQRIHTGEKPYHCSECGKSFTRQSSLQLHQRIHTGEKPLHCSVWGSPMLLATVLANCTFSVLH, encoded by the coding sequence ATGAATTTGCATTGTCTTTTTCCTCTAGGAATTAATACTGTCCACTTTTCTAAACACGTAAACTttacctacataaacacatttatctgtgaggagtatgtcagactgcggaaatcagtaaacatggaaaatgagaaaagctacaactgcttagagtgtggaaagagttttactacacagagtaatCTTCGATTGCACAAGCGCATTCACagaggagagaagccatatcactgctctgagtgtgggaagagttttactacacagggtaatcttcaactgcaccagcgcattcacacaggagaaaagccatatcactgctcagagtgtgggaagagttttattcaacagagtcatctcaacgtacaccagcgcattcacacaggagagaagccatatcactgctcagtgtgtgggaagagttttactcaacaaagtagtcttcaactgcaccagcacattcacacaggagagaagccatatctctgctcagagtgtgggaagagttttactcaacagggAAGTCTTCAattgcaccagcgcattcacacaggagagaagccatatcactgctcagagtgtgagaagagttttactagacagagtcATCTTCATCAGCACCAGcgaattcacacaggagagaagccatatcactgctcagagtgtgggaagagtttttctCAACATAGTTATTTTCaacggcaccagcgcattcacacaggcgagaagccatatcactgctcagagtgtgggaacagttttactcatcagagtcatctcaacgaacaccagcacagtcacacaggagaaaagccacatcactgctcagagtgtaggaagagttttactacacagggaagtcttcaagtgcaccagcgcattcacacaggagagaagccatatcactgctcagagtgtgagaagagttttactacacagagtaatCTTCAtcagcaccagcgcattcacacaggagagaagccatatcactgctcagagtgtgggaagcgTTTTACTAAACAGAGTAATCTTCAtcagcaccagcgcattcacacaggagagaagccatatcactgctcagagtgtgagaagagttttactagacagagcAATCTTCAtcagcaccagcgcattcacacaggagagaagccatatcactgctcagagtgtgggaagagttttactacacagagtaatCTTAAACTGCacaagcacattcacacaggagagacaccatatcactgctctgagtgtgggaagagttttactacacagggtaATCTTCtccggcaccagcgcattcacataggagagaagccatatcactgctcagagtgtgggaaaagTTTTATTCAACACAGTTATCTCAgcgtacaccagcgcattcataCAGGGGAGAAGCCATAtctctgctcagagtgtgggaagagttttactcaacagggAAGTCTTCAagtgcaccagcgcattcacacaggagagaagccatatcactgctcagagtgtgggaagagttttactagacagagtagtcttcaactgcaccagcgaattcacacaggagagaagccattaCACTGCTCAGTGTGGGGAAGTCCGATGCTTCTAGCTACAGTGCTAGCTAACTGTACATTTTCTGTATTGcactaa